The Zingiber officinale cultivar Zhangliang chromosome 9A, Zo_v1.1, whole genome shotgun sequence genome window below encodes:
- the LOC122021880 gene encoding uncharacterized protein LOC122021880 isoform X1, with amino-acid sequence MRHPLGLPFFRRKHRRFIILLFAVASTAFFLLLISSRPVEPSDALTFFSHVGDPNDVENDTGGAEEVNEDDPESEEGVVVMERADGGASCATVEKMGEAFAASSERESLRVRELIERHFNIHGAATVRDRPPGEFCRHGFVIGKASEAGFGNEMYKILTAAALSVMLNRSLIIGQTRQQYPFGDYISFTNHSFTLKEVKHLWRKHDCAGKYGRKLVMRIDNFAHPMDTNVLCSNWKGWKHPIIWFQGTTDAVAIQFFLKNVHPEMRNAALLLFGPEESLRSRPNVFGELLRVIISPSSAIEEAVNQVLQGIDPDIVLHMRMMSNRPIRAIQAAVQCIKKALSSFRFQFGKPRVALVSDTPSFVKDITPFLLEFAEVVHFDYSVFQWNSSIGSMTARLQSSDFRAKDWGPAPRWVAFVDFFLASRAKHAVVSGAHRRVGTTFAQLVAALAAANQNGKHHSASNFSFFSSFHSNLLVDGLKNQIGWGHIWNRFGGPLSCPHQAHQCALSPLLPPAWWDGEWQSPIARDIQRLKEFGVGLSESGKIVQTQLHSFCQSRKDYVKTLRVFEQ; translated from the exons ATGCGGCATCCTCTAGGTCTACCGTTCTTCCGCCGGAAGCACCGTCGCTTTATCATCCTCCTATTCGCTGTCGCCTCCAccgccttcttccttctcctgaTTTCCTCCCGCCCCGTCGAGCCCTCCGACGCCCTCACTTTCTTTTCTCACGTCGGAGATCCGAACGACGTGGAGAATGATACAGGGGGTGCGGAGGAGGTGAATGAGGACGATCCGGAATCGGAGGAGGGTGTAGTGGTGATGGAGAGAGCAGATGGCGGTGCGTCGTGCGCCACGGTGGAGAAAATGGGGGAGGCCTTCGCGGCGAGTTCTGAAAGGGAGAGCTTGAGGGTGAGAGAACTGATTGAAAGACACTTCAATATTCATG GAGCTGCAACAGTTCGTGATCGACCTCCAGGTGAGTTTTGCAGACATGGTTTTGTGATAGGCAAAGCATCTGAAGCAGGGTTTGGAAATGAAATGTACAAAATTTTAACTGCAGCAGCATTAAGTGTTATGCTAAACCGGTCCCTGATCATTGGACAAACCAG GCAgcaatatccttttggggatTACATTTCTTTTACCAACCATTCATTTACCCTGAAAGAAGTCAAGCATTTATGGAGAAAGCATGATTGTGCTGGGAAATATGGAAGGAAGTTAGTAATGAGGATTGATAATTTTGCACATCCAATGGACACAAATGTTCTTTGTAGTAACTGGAAAGGCTGGAAGCATCCTATTATATG GTTCCAAGGTACAACTGATGCAGTGGCCATTCAATTTTTTCTGAAGAACGTACATCCAGAAATGAGAAATGCTGCTTTACTTCTTTTTGGACCAGAAGAATCACTTCGCTCAAGGCCTAATGTATTCGGCGAACTGTTACGTGTTATTATATCTCCTTCATCAGCAATTGAAGAAGCTGTTAATCAGGTTTTGCAAGGAATAGATCCTGACATTGTGCTGCACATGCGCATGATGAGTAACAG GCCTATAAGAGCAATACAGGCTGCAGTACAATGCATTAAGAAAGCATTAAGCAGCTTTCGGTTCCAGTTTGGAAAACCTAGGGTGGCTTTGGTTTCAGATACTCCCTCATTTGTCAAGGATATTACTCCCTTCTTGCTGGAATTTGCAGAA GTAGTTCATTTTGATTACAGTGTTTTTCAATGGAATAGTTCTATTGGAAGCATGACAGCACGGTTGCAG TCTTCTGATTTTAGAGCAAAGGATTGGGGTCCTGCACCAAGATGGGTGGCATTTGTCgacttcttcctagcttcacgtGCCAAACATGCTGTGGTATCCGGAGCACACCGTCGCGTTGGCACAACTTTTGCCCAACTGGTTGCAGCACTCGCAGCAGCAAATCAAAATG GTAAACATCACTCAGCCTCCAACTTCTCATTCTTTAGCAGCTTTCACAGTAACCTGTTGGTTGATGGTCTTAAGAACCAGATCGGGTGGGGTCACATCTGGAACAGATTTGGTGGTCCTCTTAGCTGCCCCCACCAAGCTCACCAATGTGCTTTGTCACCGCTCCTTCCACCAGCATGGTGGGACGGTGAGTGGCAAAGCCCCATTGCTCGAGATATTCAGAGACTAAAAGAATTTGGCGTTGGTCTTTCGGAAAGTGGTAAAATTGTTCAAACTCAACTACATTCCTTCTGCCAATCAAGAAAAGATTATGTCAAAACTCTAAGAGTCTTTGAACAGTGA
- the LOC122021882 gene encoding pentatricopeptide repeat-containing protein At1g80550, mitochondrial-like, producing MRLPSSPNLHRLFSSSPSSAAATSASSTNLDLDAILETLSSYANDWQRALDFFHWSAPAAAAGGLSNSAEALARTVDILGKHFEFPLAWSLISSQSRILSPPDLLRPSFRVLFNRLAAAHLVNEALAALYRAASEYGLRDRDTFHQLVDALCDHRHAVEAEELCLRSKSPPFPPNTKTYNLLLRGWLKLEWWRKCREFWEEMDQKGVEKDLHSYSIYMDICYKSGKPWKTVKVYKELKKKGFPLDVVVYNTVIQAIGVPQGADLGIRMYREMLDSSCKPNVVTFNIIIKLLCREGRFREGYAFVDQMNKVGCAPNAVTYHSFFQNMSQPKEILGLYERMLRNGTRPRMDTYVMLIKKFGRWGFLRPVLMIWESMKEQGHSPNSFAYHALIDALMERGLVDMARKYDEEMVALGLSPKPRKFFRAEGTGKMGNDNDDDILHDVF from the coding sequence ATGCGTTTGCCGTCTTCCCCAAATCTCCACCGcctcttttcttcctctccaTCATCCGCCGCCGCCACCTCCGCCTCCTCCACTAATCTCGATCTGGATGCTATTTTAGAAACCCTATCAAGTTATGCGAACGACTGGCAGCGGGCACTCGATTTCTTCCACTGGTCTGCCCCGGCCGCTGCTGCGGGCGGCCTATCGAACTCAGCCGAAGCCCTCGCCCGCACCGTCGACATTCTGGGTAAGCACTTCGAGTTTCCACTAGCTTGGTCCCTTATCTCTTCCCAATCCCGCATCCTCTCCCCTCCCGACCTCCTCCGCCCCTCCTTCCGTGTCCTCTTCAACCGCCTTGCTGCAGCCCATCTTGTCAATGAAGCTTTAGCCGCCCTCTATCGCGCCGCATCAGAATATGGCCTCCGGGATCGGGACACCTTCCACCAACTCGTAGACGCTCTCTGCGACCATCGCCATGCAGTTGAGGCTGAAGAACTCTGCCTGCGTTCTAAGTCGCCGCCTTTTCCCCCCAACACCAAGACTTATAACCTCCTGCTTCGGGGATGGCTCAAGTTGGAGTGGTGGAGGAAGTGCCGAGAGTTCTGGGAGGAGATGGATCAGAAAGGTGTTGAGAAGGACCTGCATTCTTACTCCATCTACATGGATATTTGCTACAAGTCTGGGAAGCCCTGGAAAACTGTCAAAGTATACAAAGAGTTGAAGAAAAAAGGGTTTCCATTGGACGTTGTTGTTTATAATACAGTAATCCAGGCAATTGGAGTGCCACAAGGTGCTGATTTGGGCATTAGAATGTACAGGGAGATGCTAGACTCTTCTTGCAAGCCCAACGTTGTGACGTTTAACATTATCATAAAGTTATTGTGTCGTGAGGGGAGGTTCAGGGAAGGATATGCATTTGTTGATCAGATGAATAAAGTGGGTTGTGCACCGAATGCGGTTACATACCACAGCTTTTTTCAGAACATGAGTCAGCCAAAGGAGATTCTTGGGCTCTATGAGAGGATGTTAAGGAACGGCACCCGACCGAGGATGGATACTTATGTGATGCTGATTAAAAAGTTTGGCAGGTGGGGGTTTCTCAGGCCTGTGCTCATGATTTGGGAGTCAATGAAGGAGCAGGGTCATAGTCCAAATTCATTTGCTTATCATGCACTGATTGATGCCTTGATGGAGAGAGGGTTGGTTGACATGGCTCGCAAGTACGATGAGGAGATGGTTGCTCTGGGATTATCACCAAAACCAAGAAAATTTTTTAGGGCCGAAGGTACTGGGAAAATGGGCAATGACAACGATGATGACATTTTACATGACGTCTTTTGA
- the LOC122021880 gene encoding uncharacterized protein LOC122021880 isoform X2, translating into MRHPLGLPFFRRKHRRFIILLFAVASTAFFLLLISSRPVEPSDALTFFSHVGDPNDVENDTGGAEEVNEDDPESEEGVVVMERADGGASCATVEKMGEAFAASSERESLRVRELIERHFNIHGAATVRDRPPAALSVMLNRSLIIGQTRQQYPFGDYISFTNHSFTLKEVKHLWRKHDCAGKYGRKLVMRIDNFAHPMDTNVLCSNWKGWKHPIIWFQGTTDAVAIQFFLKNVHPEMRNAALLLFGPEESLRSRPNVFGELLRVIISPSSAIEEAVNQVLQGIDPDIVLHMRMMSNRPIRAIQAAVQCIKKALSSFRFQFGKPRVALVSDTPSFVKDITPFLLEFAEVVHFDYSVFQWNSSIGSMTARLQSSDFRAKDWGPAPRWVAFVDFFLASRAKHAVVSGAHRRVGTTFAQLVAALAAANQNGKHHSASNFSFFSSFHSNLLVDGLKNQIGWGHIWNRFGGPLSCPHQAHQCALSPLLPPAWWDGEWQSPIARDIQRLKEFGVGLSESGKIVQTQLHSFCQSRKDYVKTLRVFEQ; encoded by the exons ATGCGGCATCCTCTAGGTCTACCGTTCTTCCGCCGGAAGCACCGTCGCTTTATCATCCTCCTATTCGCTGTCGCCTCCAccgccttcttccttctcctgaTTTCCTCCCGCCCCGTCGAGCCCTCCGACGCCCTCACTTTCTTTTCTCACGTCGGAGATCCGAACGACGTGGAGAATGATACAGGGGGTGCGGAGGAGGTGAATGAGGACGATCCGGAATCGGAGGAGGGTGTAGTGGTGATGGAGAGAGCAGATGGCGGTGCGTCGTGCGCCACGGTGGAGAAAATGGGGGAGGCCTTCGCGGCGAGTTCTGAAAGGGAGAGCTTGAGGGTGAGAGAACTGATTGAAAGACACTTCAATATTCATG GAGCTGCAACAGTTCGTGATCGACCTCCAG CAGCATTAAGTGTTATGCTAAACCGGTCCCTGATCATTGGACAAACCAG GCAgcaatatccttttggggatTACATTTCTTTTACCAACCATTCATTTACCCTGAAAGAAGTCAAGCATTTATGGAGAAAGCATGATTGTGCTGGGAAATATGGAAGGAAGTTAGTAATGAGGATTGATAATTTTGCACATCCAATGGACACAAATGTTCTTTGTAGTAACTGGAAAGGCTGGAAGCATCCTATTATATG GTTCCAAGGTACAACTGATGCAGTGGCCATTCAATTTTTTCTGAAGAACGTACATCCAGAAATGAGAAATGCTGCTTTACTTCTTTTTGGACCAGAAGAATCACTTCGCTCAAGGCCTAATGTATTCGGCGAACTGTTACGTGTTATTATATCTCCTTCATCAGCAATTGAAGAAGCTGTTAATCAGGTTTTGCAAGGAATAGATCCTGACATTGTGCTGCACATGCGCATGATGAGTAACAG GCCTATAAGAGCAATACAGGCTGCAGTACAATGCATTAAGAAAGCATTAAGCAGCTTTCGGTTCCAGTTTGGAAAACCTAGGGTGGCTTTGGTTTCAGATACTCCCTCATTTGTCAAGGATATTACTCCCTTCTTGCTGGAATTTGCAGAA GTAGTTCATTTTGATTACAGTGTTTTTCAATGGAATAGTTCTATTGGAAGCATGACAGCACGGTTGCAG TCTTCTGATTTTAGAGCAAAGGATTGGGGTCCTGCACCAAGATGGGTGGCATTTGTCgacttcttcctagcttcacgtGCCAAACATGCTGTGGTATCCGGAGCACACCGTCGCGTTGGCACAACTTTTGCCCAACTGGTTGCAGCACTCGCAGCAGCAAATCAAAATG GTAAACATCACTCAGCCTCCAACTTCTCATTCTTTAGCAGCTTTCACAGTAACCTGTTGGTTGATGGTCTTAAGAACCAGATCGGGTGGGGTCACATCTGGAACAGATTTGGTGGTCCTCTTAGCTGCCCCCACCAAGCTCACCAATGTGCTTTGTCACCGCTCCTTCCACCAGCATGGTGGGACGGTGAGTGGCAAAGCCCCATTGCTCGAGATATTCAGAGACTAAAAGAATTTGGCGTTGGTCTTTCGGAAAGTGGTAAAATTGTTCAAACTCAACTACATTCCTTCTGCCAATCAAGAAAAGATTATGTCAAAACTCTAAGAGTCTTTGAACAGTGA
- the LOC122021880 gene encoding uncharacterized protein LOC122021880 isoform X3 produces MRHPLGLPFFRRKHRRFIILLFAVASTAFFLLLISSRPVEPSDALTFFSHVGDPNDVENDTGGAEEVNEDDPESEEGVVVMERADGGASCATVEKMGEAFAASSERESLRVRELIERHFNIHGAATVRDRPPGEFCRHGFVIGKASEAGFGNEMYKILTAAALSVMLNRSLIIGQTRQQYPFGDYISFTNHSFTLKEVKHLWRKHDCAGKYGRKLVMRIDNFAHPMDTNVLCSNWKGWKHPIIWFQGTTDAVAIQFFLKNVHPEMRNAALLLFGPEESLRSRPNVFGELLRVIISPSSAIEEAVNQVLQGIDPDIVLHMRMMSNRPIRAIQAAVQCIKKALSSFRFQFGKPRVALVSDTPSFVKDITPFLLEFAEVVHFDYSVFQWNSSIGSMTARLQSSDFRAKDWGPAPRWVAFVDFFLASRAKHAVVSGAHRRVGTTFAQLVAALAAANQNEPDRVGSHLEQIWWSS; encoded by the exons ATGCGGCATCCTCTAGGTCTACCGTTCTTCCGCCGGAAGCACCGTCGCTTTATCATCCTCCTATTCGCTGTCGCCTCCAccgccttcttccttctcctgaTTTCCTCCCGCCCCGTCGAGCCCTCCGACGCCCTCACTTTCTTTTCTCACGTCGGAGATCCGAACGACGTGGAGAATGATACAGGGGGTGCGGAGGAGGTGAATGAGGACGATCCGGAATCGGAGGAGGGTGTAGTGGTGATGGAGAGAGCAGATGGCGGTGCGTCGTGCGCCACGGTGGAGAAAATGGGGGAGGCCTTCGCGGCGAGTTCTGAAAGGGAGAGCTTGAGGGTGAGAGAACTGATTGAAAGACACTTCAATATTCATG GAGCTGCAACAGTTCGTGATCGACCTCCAGGTGAGTTTTGCAGACATGGTTTTGTGATAGGCAAAGCATCTGAAGCAGGGTTTGGAAATGAAATGTACAAAATTTTAACTGCAGCAGCATTAAGTGTTATGCTAAACCGGTCCCTGATCATTGGACAAACCAG GCAgcaatatccttttggggatTACATTTCTTTTACCAACCATTCATTTACCCTGAAAGAAGTCAAGCATTTATGGAGAAAGCATGATTGTGCTGGGAAATATGGAAGGAAGTTAGTAATGAGGATTGATAATTTTGCACATCCAATGGACACAAATGTTCTTTGTAGTAACTGGAAAGGCTGGAAGCATCCTATTATATG GTTCCAAGGTACAACTGATGCAGTGGCCATTCAATTTTTTCTGAAGAACGTACATCCAGAAATGAGAAATGCTGCTTTACTTCTTTTTGGACCAGAAGAATCACTTCGCTCAAGGCCTAATGTATTCGGCGAACTGTTACGTGTTATTATATCTCCTTCATCAGCAATTGAAGAAGCTGTTAATCAGGTTTTGCAAGGAATAGATCCTGACATTGTGCTGCACATGCGCATGATGAGTAACAG GCCTATAAGAGCAATACAGGCTGCAGTACAATGCATTAAGAAAGCATTAAGCAGCTTTCGGTTCCAGTTTGGAAAACCTAGGGTGGCTTTGGTTTCAGATACTCCCTCATTTGTCAAGGATATTACTCCCTTCTTGCTGGAATTTGCAGAA GTAGTTCATTTTGATTACAGTGTTTTTCAATGGAATAGTTCTATTGGAAGCATGACAGCACGGTTGCAG TCTTCTGATTTTAGAGCAAAGGATTGGGGTCCTGCACCAAGATGGGTGGCATTTGTCgacttcttcctagcttcacgtGCCAAACATGCTGTGGTATCCGGAGCACACCGTCGCGTTGGCACAACTTTTGCCCAACTGGTTGCAGCACTCGCAGCAGCAAATCAAAATG AACCAGATCGGGTGGGGTCACATCTGGAACAGATTTGGTGGTCCTCTTAG